A single Streptomyces sp. Edi2 DNA region contains:
- a CDS encoding heme-copper oxidase subunit III yields MSVVATATTVETGHAHPSVNRPNLTSVGTIIWLSSELMFFAALFAMYFTLRSVTGSEYWKESASALNLPFSATNTTILVLSSLTCQLGVFAAERGDVKKLRAWFVVTFIMGAIFIGGQVFEYTELVKHEGLSLSSGPYGSVFYLTTGFHGLHVTGGLIAFLLVLGRTYAAKRFTHTQATAAIVVSYYWHFVDVVWIGLFATIYLIR; encoded by the coding sequence ATGTCGGTCGTGGCGACAGCAACGACAGTAGAAACCGGGCACGCGCACCCGTCGGTCAATCGGCCGAACCTCACCAGCGTCGGAACCATCATCTGGCTGAGTTCCGAGCTGATGTTCTTCGCGGCCCTCTTCGCGATGTACTTCACCCTTCGTTCGGTGACCGGATCCGAGTATTGGAAGGAATCCGCCAGTGCGCTGAATCTTCCGTTCTCCGCGACCAACACCACGATCCTGGTGCTCAGCTCTCTGACCTGCCAGCTCGGCGTTTTCGCGGCCGAGCGGGGCGATGTCAAGAAGCTCCGGGCCTGGTTCGTGGTCACCTTCATCATGGGTGCGATCTTCATCGGCGGTCAGGTCTTCGAGTACACGGAGCTGGTCAAGCACGAGGGCCTGTCGCTCTCGTCCGGCCCGTACGGCTCGGTGTTCTACCTGACCACCGGCTTCCACGGACTGCATGTGACGGGCGGTCTGATCGCCTTCCTGCTGGTCCTGGGCAGGACGTACGCGGCCAAGAGGTTCACCCACACGCAGGCCACCGCGGCCATCGTCGTGTCCTACTACTGGCACTTCGTCGATGTCGTCTGGATCGGCCTCTTCGCCACGATCTACCTGATCCGGTAA
- a CDS encoding Ig-like domain-containing protein, which yields MSHRPRTRTVLSCGLLLVPLAVSATACGGSDSEALSGTPYDAADQITANTPVGTRKADPDKPIEVSVKGDDARITDVTATDTTGRFVRGELSADGRHWRTTAPLAAGSRYTVRVSTEEEDGSPGRKTLVVNTRGADGQLTATFGPKEGEYGVGQPVTAEMSQPIKDPKARAVVESALKVDSMPRVQGSWHWVDDKKLHFRPKEYWPAHATISVHSNLAGLKVAKGLYGGPSKPVKITTGDRVEAITDAAAHQMTVLRNGESINTIPVTTGKPGFSTRNGVKVVLGKESFVRMRSSTVGIAAGSGDAYDLPVHWATRVTWSGEYVHAAPWSVGSQGAANVSHGCTGMSTSNAQWFFNTVRIGDIVKVVNSGGDTMTPFDNGFGDWNMPWQEWREGSALKNKADTTTGAAGRAQDPADDARLRPKF from the coding sequence ATGAGTCACAGACCTCGAACCCGGACGGTGCTGAGCTGCGGCCTCCTGCTCGTGCCCCTTGCGGTGAGCGCCACCGCGTGCGGGGGCTCGGATTCGGAAGCGCTCTCCGGCACTCCCTACGACGCGGCCGACCAGATCACGGCCAACACCCCGGTCGGCACCAGGAAAGCGGACCCCGACAAGCCGATCGAGGTGTCCGTCAAGGGGGACGACGCGCGGATCACCGACGTGACCGCCACCGACACCACAGGACGCTTCGTACGCGGCGAGCTGAGCGCCGACGGCAGGCACTGGCGCACCACGGCGCCACTGGCCGCCGGGAGCCGCTACACGGTGCGGGTGAGCACCGAGGAGGAGGACGGTTCCCCCGGCCGTAAGACGCTCGTGGTCAACACTCGCGGCGCCGACGGCCAGTTGACCGCCACCTTCGGCCCGAAGGAGGGGGAGTACGGCGTCGGCCAGCCGGTCACCGCGGAAATGAGCCAGCCGATCAAGGACCCCAAGGCCAGGGCCGTCGTCGAGAGCGCCCTGAAGGTCGACTCCATGCCGCGGGTCCAGGGCTCCTGGCACTGGGTGGACGACAAGAAGCTGCACTTCCGCCCCAAGGAGTACTGGCCCGCGCACGCCACCATCTCGGTGCACAGCAACCTGGCGGGCCTGAAGGTCGCCAAGGGGCTCTACGGAGGCCCGTCCAAGCCGGTGAAGATCACCACCGGCGACCGCGTGGAGGCCATCACCGACGCGGCGGCGCACCAGATGACGGTGCTGCGCAACGGTGAGTCGATCAATACCATCCCCGTGACCACCGGCAAGCCCGGATTCTCCACCCGCAACGGCGTCAAGGTCGTCCTCGGCAAGGAGAGCTTCGTACGGATGCGCAGCTCCACGGTCGGCATCGCCGCCGGGAGCGGGGACGCCTACGACCTGCCGGTCCACTGGGCCACCCGGGTGACCTGGAGCGGGGAGTACGTCCACGCCGCACCATGGTCCGTGGGATCACAGGGCGCGGCGAACGTCAGCCATGGCTGTACGGGCATGTCCACCAGCAACGCCCAGTGGTTCTTCAACACCGTGCGTATCGGCGACATCGTCAAGGTCGTCAACAGCGGCGGCGACACCATGACGCCGTTCGACAACGGCTTCGGCGACTGGAACATGCCCTGGCAGGAATGGCGCGAGGGCAGCGCGCTCAAGAACAAGGCCGACACGACCACAGGAGCCGCCGGGCGCGCCCAGGACCCCGCCGACGACGCCCGGCTGCGCCCGAAGTTCTGA
- a CDS encoding cytochrome c oxidase subunit 4, whose translation MKIQGKMFIWLSVFVLAMAIVYGVWSKEPAGTTALFLAFGLCIMVGYYLAFTARRVDAGAQDNENAEVSDDAGELGFFSPHSWQPLSLAVGGALAFLGVVFGWWLLYFSLPVILVGLFGWVFEYYRGENRTQ comes from the coding sequence GTGAAGATCCAGGGCAAGATGTTCATCTGGCTCTCCGTCTTCGTCCTCGCCATGGCGATCGTCTATGGCGTCTGGTCGAAGGAGCCCGCGGGTACCACCGCACTGTTCCTCGCCTTCGGCCTGTGCATCATGGTCGGCTACTACCTGGCCTTCACGGCCCGGCGGGTCGACGCGGGTGCCCAGGACAACGAGAACGCCGAGGTCTCGGACGACGCCGGTGAGCTGGGCTTCTTCAGCCCGCACAGCTGGCAGCCGCTGTCCCTGGCCGTCGGTGGCGCGCTCGCCTTCCTGGGCGTGGTCTTCGGCTGGTGGCTGCTGTACTTCTCCCTCCCGGTGATCCTCGTCGGCCTCTTCGGCTGGGTCTTCGAGTACTACCGCGGCGAGAACCGCACGCAGTAA
- the ctaD gene encoding cytochrome c oxidase subunit I — MSILNEPQGAAADTAPAAPPVRKKQPGIAAVKWLTTTDHKTIGTMYLVTSFAFFCVGGLMALLMRAELARPGTQIMSNEQFNQAFTMHGTIMLLMFATPLFAGFANWIMPLQIGAPDVAFPRLNMFAYWLYLFGSLIAVAGFLTPQGAADFGWFAYSPLSDAVRSPGVGADMWIMGLAFSGFGTILGSVNFITTIICMRAPGMTMFRMPIFTWNVLLTGVLVLLAFPVLAAALFALEADRKFGAHVFDAANGGALLWQHLFWFFGHPEVYIIALPFFGIISEVIPVFSRKPMFGYMGLIAATVSIAGLSVTVWAHHMYVTGGVLLPFFSFMTFLIAVPTGVKFFNWIGTMWKGSLSFETPMLWTIGFLITFTFGGLTGVILASPPMDFHVSDSYFVVAHFHYVVFGTVVFAMFAGFHFWWPKFTGKMLDERLGKITFWTLFVGFHGTFLVQHWLGAEGMPRRYADYLAADGFTTLNTISTISSFLLGLSILPFMYNVWKTAKYGKKVEVDDPWGYGRSLEWATSCPPPRHNFLTLPRIRSESPAFDLHHPEIAALDALHNGRASEDDKALAGGKEAGK, encoded by the coding sequence GTGAGCATCCTCAACGAACCTCAGGGTGCCGCCGCCGATACGGCTCCGGCAGCACCGCCCGTACGCAAGAAGCAACCCGGCATCGCTGCGGTGAAGTGGCTGACGACCACTGACCACAAGACCATCGGCACGATGTACCTGGTCACGTCGTTCGCGTTCTTCTGCGTCGGCGGACTGATGGCGCTGCTGATGCGCGCCGAGCTCGCCCGTCCCGGCACGCAGATCATGTCGAACGAGCAGTTCAACCAGGCGTTCACGATGCACGGCACGATCATGCTGCTGATGTTCGCGACGCCGCTGTTCGCCGGATTCGCGAACTGGATCATGCCGCTGCAGATCGGCGCGCCCGACGTGGCGTTCCCGCGGCTGAACATGTTCGCCTACTGGCTGTACCTCTTCGGCTCGCTGATCGCGGTGGCCGGCTTCCTCACCCCGCAGGGTGCGGCGGACTTCGGCTGGTTCGCGTACTCGCCGCTCTCTGACGCGGTGCGTTCGCCGGGCGTCGGCGCGGACATGTGGATCATGGGTCTGGCCTTCTCGGGCTTCGGTACGATCCTCGGTTCGGTCAACTTCATCACGACGATCATCTGCATGCGGGCACCCGGCATGACGATGTTCCGGATGCCGATCTTCACCTGGAATGTGCTGCTGACCGGTGTGCTGGTCCTGCTGGCCTTCCCGGTGCTGGCGGCGGCGCTGTTCGCGCTGGAGGCGGACCGTAAATTCGGGGCGCATGTCTTCGATGCCGCAAATGGCGGGGCATTGCTCTGGCAGCATTTGTTCTGGTTCTTCGGGCATCCCGAGGTGTACATCATCGCGCTGCCGTTCTTCGGCATCATTTCCGAGGTCATTCCGGTGTTCTCCCGGAAGCCGATGTTCGGTTACATGGGCCTGATTGCGGCGACGGTGTCGATTGCCGGTCTGTCGGTCACGGTGTGGGCGCACCACATGTATGTGACGGGCGGCGTGCTGTTGCCGTTCTTCTCGTTCATGACGTTCCTGATCGCTGTGCCGACCGGTGTGAAGTTCTTCAACTGGATCGGCACGATGTGGAAGGGCTCACTGTCCTTCGAGACGCCGATGCTGTGGACGATCGGCTTCCTGATCACCTTCACGTTCGGTGGTCTGACCGGTGTCATCCTGGCCTCGCCGCCGATGGACTTCCACGTCTCGGACTCGTACTTCGTGGTGGCGCACTTCCACTACGTGGTGTTCGGCACGGTCGTGTTCGCGATGTTCGCGGGCTTCCACTTCTGGTGGCCGAAGTTCACCGGCAAGATGCTGGACGAGCGGCTCGGGAAGATCACCTTCTGGACGCTGTTCGTGGGCTTCCACGGCACCTTCCTCGTCCAGCACTGGCTGGGCGCCGAGGGCATGCCGCGGCGTTACGCGGACTACCTCGCGGCCGACGGCTTCACGACGCTGAACACCATCTCGACGATCAGCTCGTTCCTGCTGGGCCTGTCGATCCTTCCGTTCATGTACAACGTCTGGAAGACGGCGAAGTACGGCAAGAAGGTCGAGGTCGACGACCCGTGGGGCTACGGCCGCTCGCTGGAGTGGGCGACGTCCTGCCCGCCGCCGCGGCACAACTTCCTCACCCTGCCGCGTATTCGCTCCGAATCCCCGGCGTTCGACCTGCACCACCCGGAGATCGCAGCCCTCGACGCGCTGCACAACGGCCGCGCCTCCGAGGATGACAAGGCCCTCGCCGGCGGCAAGGAGGCGGGCAAGTGA
- the coxB gene encoding cytochrome c oxidase subunit II produces MSPNGSDRSSRRPMRRKLPQVLAAGLVLATATGCTYKDFPRLGMPTPVTDEAPRILSLWQGSWAAALATGVLVWGLIIWSVIFHRRSRSKVEVPAQTRYNMPIEALYTIVPFIIIAVLFYFTARDESAILKTSKKPDHIVNVVGFQWSWAFNYLENVDGKKSTSAINSSALSGIPDKWKKGAPAGADGVYDSGTPGERNPQTGNPGPTLWLPKGETVQFVLTSRDVIHSFWVVPFLMKQDVIPGHTNVFEVTPNREGTFMGKCAELCGVDHSRMLFNVKVVSPERYREHLKDLAKKGQTGYLPSGIKQTDHARNAETKNQ; encoded by the coding sequence GTGAGTCCCAACGGCTCCGACCGCTCGTCGCGGCGCCCGATGCGGCGGAAGCTGCCGCAGGTGCTTGCTGCGGGCCTGGTCCTGGCGACCGCTACTGGTTGCACATATAAGGACTTTCCCCGCCTCGGCATGCCAACGCCCGTCACCGACGAGGCGCCGCGGATCCTCTCTCTTTGGCAGGGCTCCTGGGCCGCCGCCCTCGCAACGGGCGTGCTGGTCTGGGGCCTGATCATCTGGAGCGTGATCTTCCACCGCCGCAGCAGGTCCAAGGTGGAGGTCCCCGCGCAGACGCGGTACAACATGCCGATCGAGGCGTTGTACACGATCGTCCCGTTCATCATCATCGCGGTGCTGTTCTACTTCACCGCGCGCGATGAGAGCGCAATCCTCAAGACTTCCAAGAAGCCCGACCACATCGTCAACGTGGTCGGCTTCCAGTGGAGCTGGGCGTTCAACTACCTGGAGAACGTGGACGGCAAGAAGTCGACCTCGGCCATCAACTCCAGCGCACTGTCCGGGATCCCGGACAAGTGGAAGAAGGGCGCTCCGGCCGGTGCCGACGGCGTCTACGACTCGGGCACCCCGGGCGAGCGCAACCCGCAGACCGGCAACCCGGGCCCGACCCTGTGGCTGCCGAAGGGCGAGACCGTCCAGTTCGTGCTGACCTCGCGTGACGTCATCCACTCGTTCTGGGTGGTGCCCTTCCTGATGAAGCAGGACGTCATCCCGGGCCACACCAATGTCTTCGAGGTGACTCCCAACAGGGAGGGCACCTTCATGGGCAAGTGCGCCGAGCTGTGCGGTGTCGACCACTCCCGGATGCTCTTCAACGTCAAGGTCGTCTCCCCCGAGCGGTACCGGGAGCACCTGAAGGACCTGGCGAAGAAGGGCCAGACCGGATACCTGCCGTCGGGCATCAAGCAGACGGATCACGCCAGGAATGCGGAGACCAAGAACCAGTGA